Proteins from a genomic interval of Lolium perenne isolate Kyuss_39 chromosome 1, Kyuss_2.0, whole genome shotgun sequence:
- the LOC127337218 gene encoding uncharacterized protein: protein MAFFPPLHVVEDVLGLLQLLSDGAEYTYPPPTPTPPPASPSFSGRTSCRVPCAKPAATYLASTRPASSMDGLQLLPMLVNHSRRDGPGKSVELMKFQGQDHGFLSVEPYGNAGSEVVCLKKWFDYVDR from the exons ATGGCGTTCTTCCCGCCACTGCACGTCGTGGAGGATGTGCTCGGATTACTCCAGCTCCTCAGCGACGGCGCCGAGTACACCTACCCTCCCCCGACCCCGACCCCGCCGCCTGCCAGCCCGTCGTTCAGTGGAAGGACGTCGTGTCGTGTGCCGTGTGCGAAGCCAGCAGCGACGTAT CTAGCTTCAACACGCCCTGCTTCTTCGATGGACGGCCTCCAGCTCCTACCGATGCTCGTCAACCACTCAAGGAGAGATGGGCCGGGTAAGTCGGTGGAGCTCATGAAGTTCCAGGGGCAGGACCACGGGTTCCTCTCCGTCGAGCCGTACGGCAATGCCGGGAGCGAGGTGGTCTGCCTCAAGAAATGGTTTGACTACGTTGATCGTTAG